The Oreochromis niloticus isolate F11D_XX linkage group LG18, O_niloticus_UMD_NMBU, whole genome shotgun sequence DNA window ATCAACAAATCCTATCCCCTAAGATACAGTGTGACAATCTTTCCTGGAGGTGATGAGGGTGTGACTGTCTAAATGAACCTCATCTGGTtaaattgaaaaacaaacacaacaaacacgGATCCTAATGATGTCTTTCAGGATGTGGATCTTATGGAATGGTGGAAAAATGTGGAACGTAAGTTGgaaatgaaatgttttggattttttcacatccttggcttttatttttcttagatTTTGTGTTGGGGTTTGTTGGGGTTTAGGCGAGTAAGATACACAAAATGATGATAAAtccttcttttttcattttttttcagaatGGAAAGACACACTTCAACATGAAgacatgactgaaaaagaagagGCCAAGTAAGTAAATGCTTTAACAGGTGTTTATGTTTCATTAAATGCTGTTTTCGGTCTTTCGGGGGTCTGTTCTCCtatactttttttccttttactcaATAGCTTACTTTGATTTAATGCAACAATTTAGGGAGGAAgcacattaaaatgtttgtgGTGTGTCTCTTAAAAGGATGGTaggattttattttgatttcttAATTAATCATTAATTCATGGCTGTTAATTCCTTGTCACCTGCTATTTTGCCAGATAGCAAGTCTGCTGGAATGGCTAAAGTTGAGGAGATGAAATTAAAATATTCCTTTGGTATCGTACTGAGTTGCTATATTGTAATCATATTataatgtgaataaaatgtaccAAGTGACTCAGGAGCTGCTTAAATATTGCCAGGCCTGCCATTGGATAACGCTAAATTTTGCATCATCAACTCTCACCCAAAAACAACACTTAATTATCCCTCTGCAGGAGAGACGTTAATTCCAAAGAAGGGTGGtctaaaaattattttaaaaagtctaaaaaaaatctaaacaaaaGTTTGTTGATTTCACAatgttttgaaaaaacaaaatattctaCTGGCCTCAAAATCACCAGTTGGATATCAAGATTTTGGTTAATTAACACTTATTCCGTTTGTGTAAATGAGACAAAATGGCTTTTTAAGATGGAGTTACTGATAAGACTTAAATTTCTTTTCTCAGGGCGTTTGATTTGACCGCTGACAAGCTGCAGAAGGGCATCAGAGTCTTCAACAAACTGTTCACTGAGCGGGCAGAGAGCCTCTGGCAGCATGTCATCGACCTCAACGCCATCGCCGATGGGCTCGACAAGTTCAGCAAGAACACGAAGATCGCTCAAATCACAGGCGGCTCCACCAGCGCCATTGGGGGCGTCACCACTGTTACTGGCCTTGCACTGGCTCCAGTCACCATGGGAACTTCCTTGATTGTGACTGCAGTGGGACTGGGCATTGCCGCGGCAGGCGGTCTGACATCAGCAGGTGCCGGCATCTCCAACCAGGTCAACAACACCATGGACCGCAAGAAGGTGGAGAAGATCGTGCAGGACTACCAGGAGAAGATGGAAGACCTGAACAAGTGCCTGACGTTCATCAAACAGGGTATTGAGAACCTGCGCAGGTTTGACCTGATCAAGATGAAGAATAGTGCATACAATCAGGACTTCCCTGCACTTATTAGCAGATTCTATGAAGATGGCGCCATGGCAGGAAAGGCGATCCTCGTCAATGCCAATGAGATCATGCGTTTTGTCCAGATCGCCCATGTAGCAGGTAGCACCGCAGCCAGAGCAGTCCAGATTGCTAGTATGGCAACTGGTGTGCTCACCGGACTGTTTGTAGTTATGGATATCTACTTTGTGTCCAAAGACTCCAAAGAACTCAAGAAAGGGGCAAAATCAGAGTTTGCTGCCAAAATCAGGGAGGTGGCGCAACAGCTGCACGACGGTCTGGTGGAGCTGAACTCAATACACCAAGAGCTGCAGTTCAACTCACCAGAAAAAGACTCTGAGAAAGCCACAGAAGATCTGGACagtgaaaagaaagagaaggagggaAAAGATTTGGACAGTGAAAAGAAAGATGATGACAGCTCAGATGACGATGTAATCGACCGCATTAAAAAAGCCATCAAAAAGGAGCTTGAGAACCGAGAATATGTTTGACACATAACTAGGAAATACTTTCAGCTTTGCTTCCTTAGACAGCTTATTAGTCACAAgcaaatgttttgtattttactgTCTATGAAGTATTTGGTGCcagatttttaaagttaaacTGCAATCAGGCGTATTTTAATTGTCCAAAAAGGAGccttttaaaagttaaaatataaCGTTAAATATCTAaaccaggggtcagcaacctttaacacccagaGAGCCGTTTGGACCCAGTTtccacagaaaagaaaacactgggaaccgcaaatactttttgacatctaaaataaagataacactgttattgttttttacctttatgcctCGTATAAACAACTaaagtgtgttgcttatgaaatccatgaagtgctacagagaaaataaaatgttatttatgtaatgaacacattttgaactcttaaaaaatataacaaaaaggaaaaacacccaGTTGAAGGTctcttttaaatgaattaaaaagctgaacttaaaTTATTCATATACCAAATAAAAACTGTAGTGAGCCGTCATCATTATATCACTTTTGGAATTTCGCAGCCTGTAGCGGAGCCTTAaacctgaattttaaaaataattggaaaaaagcactatgctgctaaaaaatgaaaaacaaatattttgcatattgcatatctgcataaatatttattttacgtggttaatgtgtgtggcagggcgtggtctgcagtgcatcCACAATCACGCCttgccgccttaaagtctgtgggGCTGTGAGCTACAAAACTACAGCTGGCTGTGGGTACAGCAACCATGtttgaaaagtggtcaataaagaaaaaagcatgttcatgcgaacatcgtcgggtctgccgtggtatgttgacaatgggacttctgctcccgACCGTCTGCGCACAGCATCTGCAGaccggggctgtacgaagtcgctagtaagctgtcatctgtgaggcgtgagcagtgtttgttgttaccatagttcatggagGAGAATAGCTGCTCACATACgtatgtggatccgaagatccatactTGGCCtgcctggggttgaaagtctccaTAAATGCAGGGCATTTTGGCAGGTCTGGTTTATGCGAGTGTggcgcttattttgagcgatgaaaaataataacataattttatttttacatttcaagaTCACAATattcttccaatttagaactacaagtttaaaaaagaactaacacaaataaaatacacttcagttaaatacttataatttttttttccaaaccatGTGGAGCAGCAGTATATATGTTCATGTCAGTCACACTCTTCTCTCACTCTTGAACTCTTACAGGCTTTCTTTTGCTCCATGAGGACAGTTCTGGTGGGCGATTGAACCACATGTTGCCCTCTGCATCTCCACACACCACAAAATctaaaacagacaaacatttCAGGTGTGATAGAATCTCCATGTACACATAGAACATGCTTGATATTGCAATGTTTTCATGTGTAaaccagttttgttttgtgctcTGAACTTTTCAGAGTTTGGAAGTTACATGGATTTGCTAATGATGTCTGACTCCTAATGCACGTGTCCAAGATACTCATTAATCAGATTAACCTCAGTagtcctctgattggctgatggGATCTTTGGGACATTTcctatatgtgtatatatggtatgGGAGAGCAGAGGTGTTGCCTAGTTACCTTATTTGCTTAGTTACCTTATTAATTTAACCaacaggaagcaaaacagtGTGGTGGAATTCTACTTAACCATCTTCTTATTTACAGTATTTGAATACCCTGCATCATGTTGACCATTATTTTTAAAGCAAGGGTGCAAAATCTAGGCAGTGATGCATAGGAATACAATGTTTTAGTCATATGCTGCAGAAAAGTGAATATCTTGACTATTTTTCTGAGATCAAATTAGCATGAAAAATCAACTGAAGTAAACATCTTTTACTTCCAGGTCTGATGTTTACCGCTATCCATTATCACCGCTGTTATCAGGATCCTCTTcttcccctcctcctcttcctcgtcaCATTTCATGTTCAGTTCACTGAAAGTTGTTTGAAGGGATGTTTTATAACTCAtgggaaactgaaaattaaGAGGATATGATTGTCAGCTTCTGTCTTTTCATCGGTGTCTTATTACTCAGTGTTATCACCGGTGCCTCaacggtcatgtcagtgggggaatccgggggtttctctgtgatttTCACATTCCTATGGCAGTGTGCTAGGTggttgctcagatttgaagtttaaattttcgctgtagaaagaagttttcttcccacgcagagtgtacagtggacgctaatgtttttatcactttttatggaatcaaactcaaagtaatgtcagtacttccacgctttaaacgctgcatggtcgtactctctcccgcactcatgttatccattgttgataTACAAACGTCTGTTGCTGGCACAGACGTTGCACgcgcttacgtcattgtcatgagacactctcacaaacaaaaatcagggtttagtaacgcagtgtgcgtacgggaaagtaacagtaatcttattacattttttgcaatagtaatccatTACATTACTCggtacttgaaaaaagtaatcagattacagtacaACAAgaatctttatttatagagcacatttaaaaaccagcggtataccaaagtgcttaacataaGAGACAGAGAAGTAACACGAGTATTATAAGGCCAAATATACTCACAGGTCAATGCCACTAATACACAGGGGTAATATAAAATGCATatcaaagtaaaaacataataaaagcaCAAGCCATAAAAATATGTATAAGAAAAAATAGAGTAAGTCTAAAAGTCAGGTGCGAGCATTAACAAGCAGGGAAGGCAAGATTAAACAAATAGGTTTTTAACCGTGATTTAAAAGATTGGATGGAATCAGATGCCCGGATCCGGTTATTCCACAACTCTGGTGCAGCCAGACAGTAAcatgttactgcccatctctgcctATAGACATGTACTAAATCTGTTCACAAGAGATGATGAGTGTCCACGGTTCAAGGGAGGGGATCATTTCCTTCTTGAAAGCACCTTTAGTTTGTCTTTTAGATGAGGAACATGCTCAAATCCAGTTTTTGTTCTGATCTGGGGAACTCACTATAATACAGGAACTAAAGGGGTAATTCTGTATTCAAAATTAATAATatgtacagttttttgttttcatttatataCGAGACATCTTCCAACTGTTCATAATTTCAGTTATCTTAAATTTTAAAATGGTGCTTGCAGCAGTTCTAAAATACCAATTTTTTTCATCTTCAGAATGGTTTTGATGGTGAATTAACGCTTAATGTGGAGTAATGCTGGTTAGTATACTCACAAGGAAGCCGCTGTAAATCTCTCCCTTTGATTCACCCACCAGCCACACGCTTTTCTTATCATTGTGGATCACGCAGTGAAATTCAACTTCATAGAGCCAACTGATAACAAGAGACAACCCACATTTAGAGTTGCCAAAAACAAGCAACAAGGAACGCGTCACAGAGCTGTTGAGCTGAACTGGATTTTGGTCATGCAAATATCAAAAATAAGCATTTTGATCCAAGGTCTGCTACAGtttcattttctgtcatataaCTGTGCAGCACATCAGAGCTATGATTTAGTTtgagctttgtttgtttttttattgaagATACTTCAAGGATGAAACTAAAACTCcataaaactgattaaacatgCAGTCTTCATTAAAATATTCTATTTTATCtactttattttctgtcacGTATATAGACTGCGACAATGGTGGGTGCCTATTTTAAGCATGGACAACATTTCAAAGACGGGATTGTTTTTTATACGGTTCAAGTTGGAGGAAAgaagctaaaacagcttgtgtTAGAATGTAGTCCAGTATGAGAGGATTATTATGCTGAatggctgatttttttttaaaaaacatggaaaataCATTACTTGTTGACTTTATTGTGCCAGTTGCCCTCACTGTTCTTGGGTGCCACATCAAATACTTCACCCCAAATAAAGCAGTGCAGTAGAAGAGGTGCACCACTGGTTCACTGTCTTTGTAGGTGGCTACCTTCACCAAGCTGGAAGCAACAGAGACAACAATTAAAGAAGAACTAGTTAGTGTGAAGACTGAAACTCGTAATAGCTCATGTGATGTCATACACTCCCTCCACTGCTGATGCTCTGAAGCTCAGCATCAGTACTCAATACAAAACAGCTTTAACATGTCACTTTACCACCATGCTTAGGCAGTCATATGATTTTTATCAagcaaactacacaaaattaGCTTTTGTCATTAACTTTATAGGATTACCTTGCTGTGTCATGTTGTTTATTCCACACCAGCTTCCAAACAGTGGTAAGTTTCACACTCGCCACAGCGATCTGATTATCAGGCATGGAACAGACTGCTGTAATGGGGTCGTGCAatacctgacacacacacacaaaaagatggATGACATCTTTTTGGTggtcaaaacaaacacacaaaaagagttaaaaacaaTTTTTCTTTCTACACTTCTTCACCTGCTTGTGGCCAACCACTGAGTTGTTTTGCCACAACTCGAGCAAACCAGATTCATACCCGGCGAGGAGCACGTCATCATTCTGACAGAAGCACAGAGCTGTGGCCGAGCCTTTCCAGTTTGGAGGACTTGCTGTGGAGAGAATAAGAAACAGTTTTCATCACAAAAGCTGTAAAATGACACTTAATAACAGTGTAATTACTTTAAAGGCTACATAGGGCATCAGTTTAGCTCACAGTAAGTGTTCAGTGGCACTTACTTTTATATCCATCTAGATCAAAAAATCTTCTTTGATTAGTTCAACACATGAAGATAAGAGCCTCAATTACAATTTCTTCAATCATCACATTGCTTTAATATATGTGGGTAAAGATTTCCTGAACTGAGGTCAAGGCTctaacacatgaaaacatgcataaacatgcttataattttcattttctttacaaAATCATGTTTAAAAATTACATGTGCACTCTAATATTTTATAAGGAGTTTTAAAGACATTTCAGGTAGTTAATCTTCAGGTAGTTAATTATTTTCTCAAATATTCATTAACTGATTGCAGATGATAAATATTGACTTTTTAacatagtaaaaaaaataaatactgagcATTAAATCCATTTTATGCGAGATGTTTCTACTGAAAACACAACTGAAGAAGCAGagcattttaaaaattcagaGCATCTTTTATTTGCTTGAGAGACCTGTAAGGGTTTCCACTGTGCCATCATCAGACGCTGTGAAAACTGACATTTCTTCTGActtcacttttttcccctcatcttGAAAACAAAGAGCAGATTTACagatattaaatattaatatcaAAATATGCAGTACTAACTAACTAACTCACTACAGCGTACTGAATGaaggaaagaggaggagacTGTGTGTGTAATCAGTTCCCAGCATGTTTTCTCAGGAGTGGTACCTGTATTTGGGAGGAGAGAGCAGTGGTGTATGCGTGTCACGTGAGCAGAAACATGGCagatttcagtgtttgtttccCACTTCCAGACATGCAGTGCCCCCTCTGCACAGCTGGCTATCACATACTGTCcctgcacacagaaaacaccACAAAGCAGGTCAACACAGAAGATAATTGAAGAAGACAATTAAACACTTCTTTACAGTGTACACAATTTATAGAGCTTGTTTACTAAAAGCTGCATAAGTGACTCACCAGACAGCAGACAGAGGTAAGTGGACTTGTCCAGGAGATTTCCCTCAGACACTGCCCAGCCTGAAGGCCCTTTTGTGCGAGTGCCTGGATGGTGCCCGATTGCACACCAAACATTCCCACCATTTCCAGGACTTCCATCATTCCCTCCtcttcttgttttctcttcCACAGCCGCAGACATTTGTCACTTCCTCCAGACACCAGCAGATCGGTGTCGGTCTGCTCTGCTTCTAAAATGACCCACAGCATGCACGGTACAGACAAGTCCAGGTCCACGGAGGCCCAAAGCTTCTCACCTGAAAAATTAATTTTGGtacagtttgtttctttaataGTGCACACACTTAAAAAGAGCAAGGAAGGAAAAAACCTAGAGGAGATGCTTTGAATTTTAATGCCAGAGATGTCTTTTTTCAGCCACTGGCCCCACTTCTTATagagttacacacacacacacacacacacacactttcttctAGTGATTCAATCTGTTaaagatttctgaaacattcgtAGCTCATAACACACCTGATCTGAGGCTGAAAAGTTTGATGCCATCAGCGTGGTATCCCACAGCAACATAGTCTCCATTCACAgccacacacagagcagcaggCTGAGACGTTACAGCCTTTAGCTTTTTCAGAGGAGGTTCCTGCAtccactaaaaaaagaaaaaaaaagaaacatgaacatgaatatGCTAAAAGAGGGCATCTGCACTAGAACATGTAGAACTACATGAATATATGAATGACcaggtttttcctttaatagAGCCCCACCTTAACACTTAACATCATCAGTACAAGATCCTTGTAAATGTGCAGCATCATTAAAGTTAAAAGTGGTCCAGCAAAATATTAGAACTTACATCATCGCATTTGAATGCAGTGACAGAACGTCCAAGTCCTCCAGACCAGAGGTTGAgctgtttgaacagaaaaaacagaaatgggaGGTGATGATTAGCTTTATAATCACTGAAATCTTTGTTTGTGAGAAGATGCTGGTGGCTGTTTGTGTGCTGACTTTCTCCTGATAACTGCACTATGACTGCTTCAGAGGTGGTGCTTTTTGAGGtcatttttgagaaaataaacAGCAGTGTCAAATCAATTATCTCAGATAGATCAGAAAACAACCAAATGTATTTATCATGTATTTTTAACATACATTCATTGTGAAAATGAAATAACATGCAACATTCAGCAGTATTGAGCTCACTGTTAGTTTTTTATTCTTGAGCCAGTTCCACATGATCACATTTCCATTCCAACAGCCAGCAGCCAGAAGGTGACCCttagggtcaaaggtcacacagtTCATAGGGCTTCTGCTGAGCACGGAGGACACTTCAGTACCTTTATCAGAAGACCACACCTGAAGAGCAGAAACAGGTTTGGTTAATACAGTCAAAGAACGATGTCAAACCTGGCACTGCAGCATCAGGCTGTAAACCATAATAAAGCAGCTGCACGAATGACTAACGACACATCCCAGCTTAATCATCACTTTCACCCTCAGGGAGACAGACTAGAGTTGGAGAACAATTTCAACTTCCAATGattaggaaaaaaagaaagcaaagttACTTTTTTATGAGGTCCTATTTCAAATGATACTGAATCAAGAAAGAAGTCaaggcagaaaaacacaaacatgaagagttttctttttaGTGTTACTTTAATCATGCAGTCGAGGGAAACCGTGGCAAGGTGCTTCTTGTCTgcagtgacatcacttcctgttattGTATTAGTGTGGCCATCAATAAGAGCAGTCCTACACAAACACAagtaaaatgattttaaagactCGGTGCTATATTTGGAAAGTTTTAAATCTAAACCTTTCTTTTAACCCTTCTCTCACCTGCATCCATTTTCAATGTCCCACACTTCTATTCGCCCATCAAATGAGGTGGTAGCAAGACGTCCGTCCTTCAGGAAGACACAGCTCGAGATGCCGTCACAGCTGCTTATCAGAGACTTCACCTCCTGCTCGCAGCCAGGAGAAAGTACATATTAGACATTTTTAAAGGCTTCTTATTCTCAGCAAGTGTGACAGcacattatttatgtattaattcatttttgtttaatcAGGGTAGAAAATGTCTCAGCTAGAAAATTAACAGCAAACACATAAAGTTCACATTAATGACAATAAATATCAATTGGAATTTAAGtacacacaaacatgaacaatGAATCCAGTCTGCTACTGATCTCACAAATTCAAAGCATGAATACAAGCTGCTGAGTTGATCCACAAcattataaaatgtgtttaaaacaaacatttgtacCTGTCCAGTCTGCGTGTGGATGAAATGCAGAGTTCCCTCTCCGGTGCCAACCACCATCATCTGGTCATCCTGGCTCACAACCAGAGAGGTGGGCTCCGAGGGGAAGGTCGACAGCAGCTCACTGAGTTCAGGAGTTAAAACGCAGAAGAATTtcaacacaataaaacaatataGACTAGATTATCCTACATATACATTCATATTATATGTTTTGTACTTCTGCATCCCACTGCTAGTACCACTGATCCCCAAGTGCATTTACTAATGTGAACTACCAATATTACTGTGAAGTAAATTTTTTTTAGGTAATTTATTATAATATGAGCATCCACAATTTACAGTATATGTTGCAGAAAGATGATTTTACTTAATTAACCCCCATAGAAATATGTACTAAGTTGAATTAAAGGCCCTGCGTATAGGATTTAAGGTCAACTAGTGATGAATTTATAGATTTCAACCAACGGACTGAGAGTGACCGTTTCAAGTATTTGACTGTCCCTTCCCGGTAGTAGTTTTCATATATAGtaaacagagatgggcagtaacgcgttacttgtaacgcgttactgtaatctgattacttttttcaagtaacgagtaatgtaagggattactattgcaaaaacggtaa harbors:
- the LOC102077365 gene encoding uncharacterized protein LOC102077365; amino-acid sequence: MMVVGTGEGTLHFIHTQTGQEVKSLISSCDGISSCVFLKDGRLATTSFDGRIEVWDIENGCRTALIDGHTNTITGSDVTADKKHLATVSLDCMIKVWSSDKGTEVSSVLSRSPMNCVTFDPKGHLLAAGCWNGNVIMWNWLKNKKLTLNLWSGGLGRSVTAFKCDDWMQEPPLKKLKAVTSQPAALCVAVNGDYVAVGYHADGIKLFSLRSGEKLWASVDLDLSVPCMLWVILEAEQTDTDLLVSGGSDKCLRLWKRKQEEEGMMEVLEMVGMFGVQSGTIQALAQKGLQAGQCLREISWTSPLTSVCCLGQYVIASCAEGALHVWKWETNTEICHVSAHVTRIHHCSLLPNTDEGKKVKSEEMSVFTASDDGTVETLTASPPNWKGSATALCFCQNDDVLLAGYESGLLELWQNNSVVGHKQVLHDPITAVCSMPDNQIAVASVKLTTVWKLVWNKQHDTASLVKVATYKDSEPVVHLFYCTALFGVKYLMWHPRTVRATGTIKSTSNVFSMFFKKKSAIQHNNPLILDYILTQAVLASFLQLEPYKKQSRL
- the apol1 gene encoding apolipoprotein L1, encoding MEWWKNVEQWKDTLQHEDMTEKEEAKAFDLTADKLQKGIRVFNKLFTERAESLWQHVIDLNAIADGLDKFSKNTKIAQITGGSTSAIGGVTTVTGLALAPVTMGTSLIVTAVGLGIAAAGGLTSAGAGISNQVNNTMDRKKVEKIVQDYQEKMEDLNKCLTFIKQGIENLRRFDLIKMKNSAYNQDFPALISRFYEDGAMAGKAILVNANEIMRFVQIAHVAGSTAARAVQIASMATGVLTGLFVVMDIYFVSKDSKELKKGAKSEFAAKIREVAQQLHDGLVELNSIHQELQFNSPEKDSEKATEDLDSEKKEKEGKDLDSEKKDDDSSDDDVIDRIKKAIKKELENREYV